The following is a genomic window from Janibacter sp. DB-40.
ATCGTCAGGCCCAGGCCCCCGTACTCCTCCGGGAGTGCGTACCCGAACAGGCCCATGCGCGCGGCCGCGGTGCGAATGCGCTCCGGGATCTGGTCGGTCTCCTCGATCTCGTCCTCGGCCGGGACGACCTCCTTCTCGACGAAGGTCCGGACGGCGTCGAGGATGGACTCGAACTCTGAAGGCTCCATCAGCGCTTCCCCTTCTCTGCAGTGCGTGTGTACTGGCGTGTCCGACGTGTCGACGTCGTCACTGGACTGTTTGGTGCTGCCGCAGCTCGGCGATCTCCTCCGGCGAGAGGCCGGCTCGCGCGAGCACGTCGGTGGTGTGCTGCCCGAGGGCGGGCACGTTGCCCATGGGGAGCTCCACGTCGCGGAAGTTCATCGGGGGCAGCAGAGCCCGCACGGGGCCGGCCTCCGTCCCGATGTCCCGCCAGCGGTCTCGCTCGCTCAGCTGGGGGTGGGCCACCAGGCCGGCCATGTCGTTGACCTGGGCCGCCGCCACGCCGGCGCTCTCGAGGGCCTCCTCGAGCTCGGCCGTGGACATGCGGCTGCTTCGTTCCGCGACGGCGGCGTCGAGCTGGGCCCGGTGGGCCACCCGGTCGACGTTGCGGACGAACCGCGGGTCCTCGGCCAGGTCCGGGTCGGCGAAGACCTTGTGGCACAGCATCTGCCAGCCGCGGTCGTTCTGGACACCGATGAGCACCTGCCCGTCGGTCGTGGGGTAGGCGTCGTACGGCGCAATGGCCGCGTGGCTCAGGCCCATCCGCGGGAGCTGCCGGCCCTCGTACATCTGGACGTACATCGGGTGCCCGAGCCACTCGACGGTGGCGTCGAACATCGAGACATCGATGACGGCTCCGCGACCGGTCCGCTCACGCCGGTAGAGCGCGGAGAGGACCGACGAGAAGACGTACATCCCGGCGGCGATGTCCGAGGTGGGGATGCCGGTCTTCGCCGCCTGCTCGGGCGTCCCGGTGATCGAGACCAGCCCCGACTCAGCCTGGACGAGCATGTCGTAGGCCTTGCGGTCCCGTCGTGGCCCGCTCGTGCCGTAGCCGGTGAGGCCGACGACGACCAGTCGCGGGTTGCGCTCGGTCAGGGAGTCGGCATCCAGGCCCAGCCGGTCGGCAGCACCGGGGGCGAGGTTCTGCACGAAGACGTCGGCCTCGTCGAGGAGGCGGAGGACGAGCTCACGCCCCTCGTCGGACTTCAGGTCCACCGCGATCGACTCCTTGCCGCGGTTGAGCCACACGAAGTGCGAGGCGACGCCCTGCACCGACGCGTCGTACGCCCTGGCGAAATCCCCTTCCCCGAGTCGCTCGACCTTGACCACCTCGGCACCGAGGTCTGCGAGGTGCCGTGTCGCCAAGGGGGCGGCAACCGCCTGCTCGAGGGCGACGACGCGAACTCCGCTGAGGGGGAGCTGCGAACCGAGGGGGGACGTCTGTGTCATGTTGATGATCCTTCCGACATCGATTGAGATCATCAAGCGCGATCTAGATATCGCACTGATGCACTCTCGACATCAATGAGTCACGCCAGCTTCACGAGGGCGACCTGGCCCAGGGTCGCGACGTGGCGCTGGCCCAGGAAGACCTCG
Proteins encoded in this region:
- a CDS encoding CaiB/BaiF CoA-transferase family protein, giving the protein MTQTSPLGSQLPLSGVRVVALEQAVAAPLATRHLADLGAEVVKVERLGEGDFARAYDASVQGVASHFVWLNRGKESIAVDLKSDEGRELVLRLLDEADVFVQNLAPGAADRLGLDADSLTERNPRLVVVGLTGYGTSGPRRDRKAYDMLVQAESGLVSITGTPEQAAKTGIPTSDIAAGMYVFSSVLSALYRRERTGRGAVIDVSMFDATVEWLGHPMYVQMYEGRQLPRMGLSHAAIAPYDAYPTTDGQVLIGVQNDRGWQMLCHKVFADPDLAEDPRFVRNVDRVAHRAQLDAAVAERSSRMSTAELEEALESAGVAAAQVNDMAGLVAHPQLSERDRWRDIGTEAGPVRALLPPMNFRDVELPMGNVPALGQHTTDVLARAGLSPEEIAELRQHQTVQ